A genomic stretch from Helianthus annuus cultivar XRQ/B chromosome 1, HanXRQr2.0-SUNRISE, whole genome shotgun sequence includes:
- the LOC118487488 gene encoding uncharacterized protein LOC118487488, translating to MEDGTWTIRNVPIILNEWSPNVMVEKQDIKTVPVWIKMQDVPLTAFTEDEISLLASNIGNSKMLDSFTATMCAESWGRSSFARALVEIHADKELKKSITVAIPTLDGISHAKVEVKVEYDWEPMRCSSCCVFGHNDNSCPKQPTQVRNDVNRKHNDDFQEPALKTKRTNIQGVKFKNQKPKFTYRPVVKPKSKSGLDHKIYTGDGHYCRRDPPTGIS from the exons ATGGAAGATGGAACGTGGACTATCAGAAATGTTCCAATTATTCTGAATGAATGGTCTCCAAACGTGATGGTGGAAAAACAGGATATTAAAACCGTACCGGTCTGGATTAAAATGCAGGATGTTCCGTTGACTGCCTTTACCGAGGACGAAATCAGCTTGCTGGCTTCGAATATAGGTAATTCGAAAATGTTGGATTCTTTCACTGCAACTATGTGCGCTGAATCATGGGGTAGGAGCAGTTTTGCTAGGGCACTGGTTGAAATCCATGCGGATAAGGAATTGAAGAAAAGTATTACGGTTGCCATTCCAACCTTGGATGGGATTAGCCATGCAAAAGTGGAGGTAAAAGTTGAGTATGACTGGGAACCAATGAGATGCTCTTCATGCTGTGTGTTCGGCCATAATGATAACTCATGTCCAAAGCAACCTACTCAGGTTAGGAATGATGTTAATAGAAAACACAATGATGACTTTCAGGAGCCCGCCTTGAAAACTAAAAGAACTAACATTCAAGGTGTGAAATTCAAAAACCAGAAGCCAAAATTTACTTACCGGCCGGTGGTAAAGCCCAAGTCTAAATCTG GGTTAGATCATAAAATTTATACTGGAGATGGTCACTATTGTCGCcgtgaccctccaactggaatttcgtaa